From one Neofelis nebulosa isolate mNeoNeb1 chromosome 4, mNeoNeb1.pri, whole genome shotgun sequence genomic stretch:
- the ZNF786 gene encoding zinc finger protein 786 isoform X2, with the protein MRTNYEILVSLDDGLPKPELISRIEQGKEFFKNWGESQKSGNIICSSADLHFDPVIEGHLFWRSQQAVHSGEAKCRFQVDLLQGQCPSEPSLGGRADASFRPDGRSALVTPHRHVAWAPIPVVPSCREPTQREGIPSPRTLATPAFQEVPSWEGTQHPSAVSEESFWKKSHLRDQPCRPWKKFSKQADPQQQRSIPQGRRHFRCHDCGRSFHRKRYLLRHLAVPAGTSPPQGPGCKRCGPRKQSLLGHRLRRRGERPSQCPRCDRNALPKNSLAAPQGQPSRGRLVSRGEGDLALPGKARRASLRSGGKPGPWPGAAETVRHRPAGERPLSCPEGGERFAAGSQLASHKRVHAGERPFRCQECGDSLRPSGSLEVHRRAHGGGRPFSCAKCGKGFAKRCKLTEHFRVHSGERPFGCADCGRSFRQRGQLLRHRRLHTDEKPFQCPECGLSFRLQSMLRAHRLRHGGERPFSCGECGRGFAHRCKLREHLRVHSGERPFRCPECDKSFRLKGILKAHQRTHSKERPFSCGECGKGFTRQSKLAEHFRVHSGERPFRCSSCDRSFRLKGQLLSHQRLHTGERPFQCPECGKSYRVKADMKAHQLLHGGQMPFSCECGKGFAKQSKLIEHVRTHTGEKPFQCPTCDKSFRLKAQLLSHQGLHTGERPFHCPECDKNFREKGHMLRHQRIHRPERPFACGDCGKGFIYKSKLAEHIRVHAKSCSAPSEPDVKKRLSQLFAMIEADWS; encoded by the exons ATGAGAACCAATTATGAGATTCTTGTTTCTCTAG ATGATGGACTTCCCAAACCAGAACTAATATCACGGATTGAACAGGGGAAAGAGTTCTTCAAGAACTGGGGAGAATCACAGAAATCAGGAAACATAATTTGCTCTTCAGCTGATCTGCATTTTGATCCAGTTATTGAGGGACATCTGTTTTGGC gaAGTCAACAAGCTGTGCATTCAGGAGAAGCTAAATGCCGGTTCCAAGTAGATCTCCTACAGGGCCAGTGCCCCTCTGAACCCTCACTAGGAGGAAGGGCAGATGCTTCCTTCAGGCCTGACGGGAGGAGCGCTCTCGTGACTCCACACAGACATGTCGCATGGGCTCCAATTCCAGTAGTCCCCAGCTGCAGGGAACCTAcccagagagaaggaatcccaagtcCCAGAACTCTGGCTACCCCTGCCTTTCAGGAGGTCCCCTCCTGGGAGGGCACCCAGCACCCAAGCGCTGTCAGTGAGGAAAGCTTTTGGAAGAAGAGTCACTTGAGGGACCAGCCGTGTAGGCCCTGGAAGAAATTCAGCAAACAAGCCGATCCACAGCAACAGCGCAGCATCCCTCAGGGTCGGAGGCATTTCCGGTGTCACGACTGCGGGCGGAGCTTCCACCGGAAGAGGTATTTGCTCAGGCATCTGGCTGTACCGGCGGGGACGAGCCCCCCGCAGGGCCCTGGATGTAAACGGTGCGGCCCGCGCAAGCAGAGCCTTCTAGGCCACCGCCTCCGGCGCCGGGGGGAGAGGCCTTCCCAGTGCCCCAGGTGCGACCGGAACGCTCTCCCGAAGAACAGCCTGGCGGCTCCCCAGGGCCAGCCCAGCAGGGGGAGGCTGGTCTCCCGTGGCGAAGGTGACCTGGCCCTCCCAGGGAAGGCACGGCGGGCCAGCTTGCGCTCGGGAGGGAAGCCAGGCCCGTGGCCGGGGGCCGCGGAGACTGTCCGGCACCGCCCCGCCGGGGAGAGGCCGTTGTCTTGCCCCGAGGGTGGCGAGCGCTTCGCTGCCGGGTCCCAGCTCGCCAGCCACAAACGGGTGCACGCGGGAGAGCGGCCCTTCCGGTGCCAGGAGTGCGGCGACAGCTTGCGCCCGAGCGGCTCGCTGGAGGTCCACCGGCGCGCGCACGGCGGCGGCAGACCCTTCTCCTGCGCCAAGTGCGGCAAGGGCTTCGCCAAGCGGTGTAAGCTCACGGAGCACTTCCGAGTGCACAGCGGGGAGAGGCCCTTCGGGTGCGCCGACTGCGGCCGGAGCTTCCGCCAGAGGGGACAGCTGCTGCGGCACCGGCGCCTGCACACGGACGAGAAGCCCTTCCAGTGCCCGGAGTGCGGGCTGAGCTTCCGTCTCCAGAGCATGCTGAGAGCACACCGGCTCCGGCACGGCGGGGAGAGGCCGTTCTCCTGCGGCGAGTGCGGCAGGGGCTTCGCGCACCGCTGCAAGCTCCGGGAGCACCTGCGAGTGCACAGCGGAGAGAGGCCCTTCCGGTGCCCCGAGTGCGACAAGAGCTTCCGCCTCAAGGGCATCCTGAAGGCCCACCAGCGCACCCACAGCAAGGAGAGGCCCTTCTCGTGCGGGGAGTGCGGCAAGGGCTTCACCCGGCAGTCCAAGCTCGCCGAGCACTTCCGCGTGCACAGCGGCGAGAGGCCCTTCCGCTGCTCCAGCTGCGACCGGAGTTTCCGCCTCAAGGGGCAGCTGCTTAGTCACCAGCGCCTGCACACGGGCGAGAGACCCTTCCAGTGCCCCGAGTGCGGCAAGAGCTACCGCGTCAAGGCCGACATGAAGGCCCACCAGCTGCTGCACGGCGGCCAGATGCCCTTCTCCTGCGAGTGCGGCAAAGGCTTCGCCAAGCAGTCCAAGCTCATCGAACACGTACGGACGCACACGGGGGAGAAGCCCTTCCAGTGCCCCACGTGCGACAAGAGTTTCCGCCTGAAGGCGCAGCTGCTCAGCCACCAAGGCCTGCACACAGGCGAGAGGCCCTTCCACTGTCCCGAGTGTGATAAGAACTTCCGGGAGAAGGGACACATGCTGAGGCACCAGCGCATACACAGACCCGAGAGGCCGTTCGCCTGCGGCGACTGTGGCAAGGGCTTCATCTACAAGTCCAAACTTGCCGAACACATCCGCGTGCACGCCAAATCCTGCAGTGCCCCCAGCGAGCCTGACGTCAAGAAGAGGCTCAGCCAGCTGTTCGCAATGATCGAGGCTGACTGGAGTTGA
- the ZNF786 gene encoding zinc finger protein 786 isoform X1, producing MAEPAPLPLTFEDVAIYFSEQEWQNLEAWQKELYKHVMRTNYEILVSLDDGLPKPELISRIEQGKEFFKNWGESQKSGNIICSSADLHFDPVIEGHLFWRSQQAVHSGEAKCRFQVDLLQGQCPSEPSLGGRADASFRPDGRSALVTPHRHVAWAPIPVVPSCREPTQREGIPSPRTLATPAFQEVPSWEGTQHPSAVSEESFWKKSHLRDQPCRPWKKFSKQADPQQQRSIPQGRRHFRCHDCGRSFHRKRYLLRHLAVPAGTSPPQGPGCKRCGPRKQSLLGHRLRRRGERPSQCPRCDRNALPKNSLAAPQGQPSRGRLVSRGEGDLALPGKARRASLRSGGKPGPWPGAAETVRHRPAGERPLSCPEGGERFAAGSQLASHKRVHAGERPFRCQECGDSLRPSGSLEVHRRAHGGGRPFSCAKCGKGFAKRCKLTEHFRVHSGERPFGCADCGRSFRQRGQLLRHRRLHTDEKPFQCPECGLSFRLQSMLRAHRLRHGGERPFSCGECGRGFAHRCKLREHLRVHSGERPFRCPECDKSFRLKGILKAHQRTHSKERPFSCGECGKGFTRQSKLAEHFRVHSGERPFRCSSCDRSFRLKGQLLSHQRLHTGERPFQCPECGKSYRVKADMKAHQLLHGGQMPFSCECGKGFAKQSKLIEHVRTHTGEKPFQCPTCDKSFRLKAQLLSHQGLHTGERPFHCPECDKNFREKGHMLRHQRIHRPERPFACGDCGKGFIYKSKLAEHIRVHAKSCSAPSEPDVKKRLSQLFAMIEADWS from the exons ATGGCCGAGCCGGCTCCG TTACCTCTGACTTTTGAAGATGTTGCCATTTATTTCTCTGAACAAGAATGGCAGAATCTGGAGGCATGGCAGAAGGAGCTTTACAAGCATGTAATGAGAACCAATTATGAGATTCTTGTTTCTCTAG ATGATGGACTTCCCAAACCAGAACTAATATCACGGATTGAACAGGGGAAAGAGTTCTTCAAGAACTGGGGAGAATCACAGAAATCAGGAAACATAATTTGCTCTTCAGCTGATCTGCATTTTGATCCAGTTATTGAGGGACATCTGTTTTGGC gaAGTCAACAAGCTGTGCATTCAGGAGAAGCTAAATGCCGGTTCCAAGTAGATCTCCTACAGGGCCAGTGCCCCTCTGAACCCTCACTAGGAGGAAGGGCAGATGCTTCCTTCAGGCCTGACGGGAGGAGCGCTCTCGTGACTCCACACAGACATGTCGCATGGGCTCCAATTCCAGTAGTCCCCAGCTGCAGGGAACCTAcccagagagaaggaatcccaagtcCCAGAACTCTGGCTACCCCTGCCTTTCAGGAGGTCCCCTCCTGGGAGGGCACCCAGCACCCAAGCGCTGTCAGTGAGGAAAGCTTTTGGAAGAAGAGTCACTTGAGGGACCAGCCGTGTAGGCCCTGGAAGAAATTCAGCAAACAAGCCGATCCACAGCAACAGCGCAGCATCCCTCAGGGTCGGAGGCATTTCCGGTGTCACGACTGCGGGCGGAGCTTCCACCGGAAGAGGTATTTGCTCAGGCATCTGGCTGTACCGGCGGGGACGAGCCCCCCGCAGGGCCCTGGATGTAAACGGTGCGGCCCGCGCAAGCAGAGCCTTCTAGGCCACCGCCTCCGGCGCCGGGGGGAGAGGCCTTCCCAGTGCCCCAGGTGCGACCGGAACGCTCTCCCGAAGAACAGCCTGGCGGCTCCCCAGGGCCAGCCCAGCAGGGGGAGGCTGGTCTCCCGTGGCGAAGGTGACCTGGCCCTCCCAGGGAAGGCACGGCGGGCCAGCTTGCGCTCGGGAGGGAAGCCAGGCCCGTGGCCGGGGGCCGCGGAGACTGTCCGGCACCGCCCCGCCGGGGAGAGGCCGTTGTCTTGCCCCGAGGGTGGCGAGCGCTTCGCTGCCGGGTCCCAGCTCGCCAGCCACAAACGGGTGCACGCGGGAGAGCGGCCCTTCCGGTGCCAGGAGTGCGGCGACAGCTTGCGCCCGAGCGGCTCGCTGGAGGTCCACCGGCGCGCGCACGGCGGCGGCAGACCCTTCTCCTGCGCCAAGTGCGGCAAGGGCTTCGCCAAGCGGTGTAAGCTCACGGAGCACTTCCGAGTGCACAGCGGGGAGAGGCCCTTCGGGTGCGCCGACTGCGGCCGGAGCTTCCGCCAGAGGGGACAGCTGCTGCGGCACCGGCGCCTGCACACGGACGAGAAGCCCTTCCAGTGCCCGGAGTGCGGGCTGAGCTTCCGTCTCCAGAGCATGCTGAGAGCACACCGGCTCCGGCACGGCGGGGAGAGGCCGTTCTCCTGCGGCGAGTGCGGCAGGGGCTTCGCGCACCGCTGCAAGCTCCGGGAGCACCTGCGAGTGCACAGCGGAGAGAGGCCCTTCCGGTGCCCCGAGTGCGACAAGAGCTTCCGCCTCAAGGGCATCCTGAAGGCCCACCAGCGCACCCACAGCAAGGAGAGGCCCTTCTCGTGCGGGGAGTGCGGCAAGGGCTTCACCCGGCAGTCCAAGCTCGCCGAGCACTTCCGCGTGCACAGCGGCGAGAGGCCCTTCCGCTGCTCCAGCTGCGACCGGAGTTTCCGCCTCAAGGGGCAGCTGCTTAGTCACCAGCGCCTGCACACGGGCGAGAGACCCTTCCAGTGCCCCGAGTGCGGCAAGAGCTACCGCGTCAAGGCCGACATGAAGGCCCACCAGCTGCTGCACGGCGGCCAGATGCCCTTCTCCTGCGAGTGCGGCAAAGGCTTCGCCAAGCAGTCCAAGCTCATCGAACACGTACGGACGCACACGGGGGAGAAGCCCTTCCAGTGCCCCACGTGCGACAAGAGTTTCCGCCTGAAGGCGCAGCTGCTCAGCCACCAAGGCCTGCACACAGGCGAGAGGCCCTTCCACTGTCCCGAGTGTGATAAGAACTTCCGGGAGAAGGGACACATGCTGAGGCACCAGCGCATACACAGACCCGAGAGGCCGTTCGCCTGCGGCGACTGTGGCAAGGGCTTCATCTACAAGTCCAAACTTGCCGAACACATCCGCGTGCACGCCAAATCCTGCAGTGCCCCCAGCGAGCCTGACGTCAAGAAGAGGCTCAGCCAGCTGTTCGCAATGATCGAGGCTGACTGGAGTTGA
- the LOC131508791 gene encoding large ribosomal subunit protein uL22-like: protein MISEMVHYSLDPENPTKSCKSRGSNLRVHFKNTRETAQAIKGMHIRKATKHLKHVTLQKQCVPFPHYNGGVGRCAQAKQWGWTQGRWPKKSVEFLLHMFKKAETNAELKGLDVNSLVIEHIQVNRAPKMWHRTYRAHGQTDPYLSSPCHIEMSPTEKEQTVPTRGEEVAQKRKISQKKLKKQKLMARE, encoded by the coding sequence ATGATCTCTGAAATGGTTCACTACTCACTTGACCCGGAAAACCCGACAAAGTCATGCAAATCAAGAGGTTCAAATCTTCGTGTTCACTTTAAGAATACACGGGAAACTGCCCAGGCCATCAAGGGCATGCATATCCGAAAAGCCACCAAGCATCTGAAACATGTCACTTTGCAGAAGCAATGTGTGCCATTCCCACACTACAATGGTGGGGTTGGTAGGTGTGCCCAGGCCAAACAGTGGGGCTGGACACAGGGTCGGTGGCCCAAGAAGAGTGTTGAATTTCTACTGCACATGTTTAAAAAGGCAGAGACTAATGCTGAACTTAAGGGTTTAGATGTAAATTCTCTGGTCATTGAGCACATCCAGGTGAACAGAGCCCCCAAGATGTGGCATAGAACTTACAGGGCTCATGGTCAGACTGACCCATACCTGAGCTCTCCCTGCCACATTGAGATGAGCCCCACAGAAAAAGAGCAGACTGTTCCTACACGAGGAGAGGAAGTTGCACAGAAGAGAAAGatatcccagaagaaactgaagaaacaaaaacttatggcCAGGGAGTAA